In a single window of the Limnohabitans sp. 2KL-27 genome:
- a CDS encoding NAD(P)/FAD-dependent oxidoreductase, whose amino-acid sequence MTTQHIAIIGVGMAGVTCARTLRQAGHNVTLFDKSRGLGGRMSTRASAFGSFDHGAQYFTVRDPRFELAIATAPGVCKPWSANAVRVLDPNGRVIEAGLPGGERHWVATPGMNGLVKAWAAPLVEDGNVQLQTRVTQISADPLKKNGWQLHTEGDDGGQHIYAGFDKVILAIPPAQAVTLLKTSGLSNLADPLKEVRVDPCWTLMLAYPQAVQPGLITIGPQWNAARSTHHRIAWMARESSKPGRERIERWTVQASAPWSAEHVNDSAERITGKLIKAFAEITGIRATPAHAEVHRWLYAKTAQPLGQSFLWSKTQGIGLCGDWCLGHRVEDAFVSGLELALAVLQKR is encoded by the coding sequence ATGACCACACAACACATCGCCATCATCGGCGTCGGCATGGCCGGCGTCACTTGTGCACGCACCTTGCGCCAAGCTGGGCACAACGTCACTTTGTTCGACAAAAGCCGTGGCCTCGGCGGCCGCATGTCCACCCGCGCCAGCGCGTTTGGCAGCTTTGACCATGGGGCGCAGTACTTCACGGTGCGCGATCCGCGTTTCGAGCTGGCCATCGCCACCGCGCCCGGCGTGTGCAAACCCTGGAGCGCCAACGCGGTGCGCGTGCTGGACCCCAATGGCCGCGTGATCGAGGCCGGCCTGCCCGGCGGTGAGCGCCACTGGGTGGCCACGCCCGGCATGAACGGCCTGGTCAAAGCCTGGGCCGCCCCCTTAGTGGAAGACGGCAATGTCCAGCTGCAAACCCGGGTCACCCAGATCAGCGCGGACCCCCTGAAGAAAAACGGCTGGCAATTGCACACCGAAGGCGATGACGGTGGACAACACATCTATGCCGGTTTCGACAAAGTCATTTTGGCCATCCCGCCTGCCCAAGCGGTCACCTTGCTCAAGACCTCCGGCCTGAGCAACTTGGCCGATCCTCTCAAAGAGGTGCGTGTCGACCCTTGCTGGACGCTGATGCTGGCTTATCCGCAGGCTGTGCAACCGGGTTTGATCACCATCGGCCCACAATGGAATGCCGCCCGCAGCACGCACCACCGCATCGCCTGGATGGCCCGCGAATCGTCCAAACCCGGGCGCGAACGCATCGAGCGCTGGACCGTGCAAGCCAGCGCCCCTTGGTCTGCCGAACACGTCAACGACTCGGCCGAACGCATCACCGGCAAACTGATCAAAGCATTTGCCGAGATCACCGGCATCCGCGCCACCCCGGCCCATGCCGAAGTGCACCGTTGGCTGTACGCCAAAACAGCGCAGCCTTTGGGCCAAAGCTTCTTGTGGTCCAAAACCCAAGGCATTGGACTGTGCGGCGACTGGTGCTTGGGCCACCGGGTCGAAGACGCGTTTGTGTCGGGCCTGGAACTGGCTTTGGCGGTGCTCCAAAAACGCTGA
- a CDS encoding LysR family transcriptional regulator yields the protein MQSPKDWLTPDALFMLQTIDEQGSFAAAARKLNLVPSALTYRVRQLEDALDVLLFDRSSRQARPTAAGQELLREAGRLLHDIDAVANRVKRVATGWEAVLTVAVDSIISRSVVMDLCEAFLALNSPTRLRIRHETLSGTMAALTSGQADLALGVALGQHMAADIQHMALGEVPFVFAVAPQHPLAQATEPLSDVQLVQHRMVAVADSVQRGSGLTVGLQGGQDVFTVPDMASKLQAQLRGLGVGFLPESLARPYAQRGLLVIKSTDQSRLSAVHAAWRDSRMSPAGHALLWWTAQLDKATTRTALLQDVAKA from the coding sequence ATGCAAAGCCCCAAAGATTGGCTCACGCCAGACGCCCTGTTCATGCTGCAAACCATCGACGAGCAAGGCAGTTTTGCCGCTGCGGCCCGCAAGCTGAACCTGGTGCCCAGCGCCCTGACCTATCGGGTGCGACAGCTGGAAGACGCGCTCGATGTGCTGCTGTTTGACCGCAGCTCGCGCCAGGCACGCCCTACAGCAGCGGGTCAGGAATTGCTGCGCGAAGCGGGCCGTTTGCTGCACGACATCGACGCGGTGGCCAACCGGGTCAAGCGGGTGGCCACCGGCTGGGAGGCGGTGTTGACGGTGGCGGTGGACAGCATCATCTCGCGCAGCGTGGTGATGGATTTGTGCGAGGCCTTTCTGGCGCTGAACAGTCCGACACGCCTGCGCATCCGCCACGAAACCTTGTCCGGCACCATGGCCGCCTTGACGTCGGGGCAAGCCGATCTGGCCTTGGGCGTGGCGCTGGGTCAACACATGGCCGCCGACATTCAGCACATGGCGCTGGGTGAAGTGCCTTTCGTGTTTGCCGTGGCGCCTCAGCACCCCTTGGCCCAAGCGACAGAACCCTTGAGCGATGTCCAACTGGTGCAGCACCGCATGGTGGCCGTGGCCGACTCGGTGCAACGCGGCAGTGGCCTGACGGTGGGGCTCCAAGGCGGTCAGGACGTGTTCACCGTGCCCGACATGGCGAGCAAACTGCAAGCACAACTGCGTGGTTTGGGCGTGGGCTTTCTGCCCGAAAGCCTGGCCAGACCCTATGCGCAGCGAGGCTTGCTGGTGATCAAGTCAACCGACCAGTCCCGCCTGAGCGCGGTGCACGCCGCCTGGCGAGACAGTCGCATGAGCCCTGCTGGCCACGCCTTGCTGTGGTGGACCGCCCAGCTGGACAAGGCCACCACACGGACAGCCTTGCTTCAAGATGTCGCCAAAGCATGA
- a CDS encoding pirin family protein: protein MLTLRKSNERGYADHGWLKSFHSFSFANYFDPAHMGFGNLRVINEDRIAPETGFGTHGHRDMEIISYVLSGNLAHQDSMGNVKGIPPGDVQRMSAGGGVRHSEFNHAKGEQTHFLQIWIEPNVTGIDPGYEQKTVPESAKRGQLALVAAPEAAEHTVKIHADARMYAGLFHGAEAASLPLSPERKAYVFLVRGTLQVNGQQLNAGDAAMLQSEPSLALANGQDAEVLVFDLAP, encoded by the coding sequence ATGCTGACACTTCGCAAATCCAATGAACGCGGCTACGCCGACCATGGCTGGCTCAAATCGTTCCACAGCTTTTCTTTTGCCAATTACTTTGACCCGGCCCACATGGGTTTTGGCAACCTGCGCGTCATCAACGAAGACCGCATTGCGCCCGAAACCGGCTTTGGCACCCACGGCCACCGCGACATGGAAATCATCAGCTACGTGCTGTCGGGCAATTTGGCCCACCAAGACAGCATGGGCAACGTCAAAGGCATTCCGCCCGGCGATGTGCAGCGCATGAGTGCGGGCGGCGGTGTGCGCCACAGCGAGTTCAACCACGCCAAGGGCGAACAAACCCATTTCTTACAGATCTGGATCGAACCCAATGTGACCGGCATCGACCCCGGCTATGAACAAAAAACCGTGCCCGAATCGGCCAAAAGGGGGCAGCTGGCCTTGGTTGCCGCGCCCGAAGCTGCAGAGCACACGGTCAAAATCCACGCCGATGCGCGCATGTATGCGGGTCTTTTCCACGGCGCAGAAGCCGCCAGCTTGCCGCTGAGCCCCGAGCGCAAGGCCTACGTGTTCTTGGTGCGCGGCACCTTGCAGGTCAATGGGCAGCAGCTCAACGCGGGTGACGCGGCCATGTTGCAATCCGAGCCGTCTTTGGCTTTGGCCAATGGGCAGGACGCCGAAGTGCTTGTCTTCGACCTGGCCCCCTGA
- a CDS encoding flavodoxin family protein, with translation MAKTVVVFHSGYGHTQRVAQFVAQGANAQSITIDADGNITEADWAALDAADAIIFGSPTYMGMASWQFKKFADASSKRWFTSAWKDKVAGGFTISASPSGDKLSTIQYFITLAMQQGMIWVGQPAMNDGTINRIGSNSGVMAQVGPTSPAEDIPQGDLDTAKAYGERVAAVAAKLRG, from the coding sequence ATGGCTAAAACCGTTGTTGTCTTCCATTCTGGCTACGGCCACACCCAGCGCGTGGCCCAATTTGTGGCCCAAGGCGCCAATGCCCAATCGATCACGATCGATGCCGACGGCAACATCACCGAGGCCGACTGGGCCGCGCTGGACGCTGCAGACGCCATCATCTTTGGCTCGCCCACCTACATGGGCATGGCTTCGTGGCAGTTCAAGAAGTTTGCCGACGCCTCGTCCAAGCGCTGGTTCACCAGCGCCTGGAAAGACAAGGTGGCCGGCGGCTTCACGATCTCGGCCAGCCCCAGCGGTGACAAGTTGTCGACCATCCAGTACTTCATCACCTTGGCCATGCAGCAAGGCATGATTTGGGTGGGGCAGCCTGCCATGAACGACGGCACCATCAACCGCATCGGCTCCAACTCGGGTGTGATGGCCCAAGTCGGACCGACCAGCCCCGCCGAAGACATCCCCCAAGGTGACTTGGATACCGCCAAAGCCTATGGCGAGCGCGTGGCCGCGGTCGCTGCCAAGCTGCGCGGCTGA
- a CDS encoding DUF599 domain-containing protein, translating into MKIITMLPWADWLALITFFALWVGYAWLAKVRGLRDQSLIANTNRYRQMWMMQATHRDPRVLDGVITQNLSQTPAFFSSTSIIIIGGLFALLGTTDKAAELVGEIPFAEPTPLLVFELKILVMVGIFVYAFFRFSWSMRQYTFVALVIGAMPSPADFDAKLYDRQHFAERAGNLVSAAAETFNDGLRAYYFSFAAMAWFFSPMALVLATALVVLILYGREFRSEVLHVLRD; encoded by the coding sequence ATGAAAATCATCACCATGCTGCCGTGGGCCGATTGGCTGGCACTGATCACTTTTTTTGCCTTGTGGGTGGGTTATGCCTGGCTGGCCAAGGTGCGCGGTCTGCGCGACCAAAGTCTGATCGCCAACACCAACCGTTATCGCCAAATGTGGATGATGCAAGCCACCCACCGTGACCCGCGTGTGCTGGACGGCGTGATCACCCAAAACCTGTCTCAAACCCCCGCCTTTTTTTCCTCCACCAGCATCATCATCATTGGGGGGCTGTTCGCGCTGTTGGGCACCACTGACAAAGCCGCCGAGTTGGTGGGCGAAATCCCGTTTGCCGAGCCCACCCCTTTGCTGGTCTTCGAACTCAAGATCCTGGTGATGGTGGGCATCTTTGTGTATGCCTTTTTCCGGTTTTCTTGGTCCATGCGCCAGTACACCTTTGTGGCCTTGGTCATCGGTGCCATGCCATCGCCTGCTGACTTTGATGCGAAGCTTTATGACCGCCAGCATTTTGCCGAGCGTGCGGGCAACTTGGTGAGCGCTGCGGCCGAGACCTTCAACGACGGTTTGCGGGCCTACTACTTTTCATTCGCTGCCATGGCCTGGTTTTTCTCGCCCATGGCGCTGGTGCTGGCCACGGCCTTGGTGGTTTTGATTTTGTATGGGCGCGAGTTCCGCTCCGAAGTGTTGCATGTCCTGCGCGACTGA
- the dnaE gene encoding DNA polymerase III subunit alpha gives MFVHLRLHSEFSVVDSTCRIDDVVKIAAKDAQPALAITDLNNLFGTVKFYKEGRGKGVKPIIGAEINLEGLGGDAAATSRVVLLVQNHPGYLNLCELLARAWTQNIVKGVAVVKLAWLKELSDGLILLSGAQAGPVGQAIVQGDTRKAADVALQLGSVFPHRFYLELQRAGRPEDEPQVAGAVALAARLGLPVVATHPVQFHVAEDYEAHEARVCISEGEILANPRRVRRFTREQYFKSAAQMCALFADVPSAIANTLEIAKRCNLTLVLGKPQLPNFPIPPVHGVVMSVDDYFRHVSFEGLQERLQHLYPDPTKREAERPRYVERLEFELGTILKMGFPGYFLIVGDFIQWAKANGCPVGPGRGSGAGSLVAYALKITDLDPLQYSLLFERFLNPERVSMPDFDIDFCQGNRDRVIDYVKDKYGRDAVSQIATFGTMAARAAIRDVGRVLDMSYTFCDGISKLIPNKPGMSVTLQYPPATPKEGDKNNYAIAMEPILAERIEREEDVKTLIELAQKLEGMTRNVGMHAGGVLIAPGKLTDFCPLYQQPGSESAVSQYDKDDVEAAGLVKFDFLGLATLTILEIAREFIMKRHKGQEDFAFENIPLDDAATYKLFSDGKTEAVFQFESRGMQGMLRDARPSRLEDLIALNALYRPGPMDLIPSFVARKHGREVVEYPHPAVAEMLSETYGIMVYQEQVMQTAQILGGYSLGGADLLRRAMGKKKAEEMAEHREKFRAGALATHNIPQDKADEVFDLMEKFAGYGFNKSHAAAYSLLAYHTGWLKVHYTAEFFCANMTVEMDDTDKLKVLYEDAIKFGICFDPPDVNRGTHRFEPVTDKVIRYGLGAIKGTGQQAIDAIVAARNEGGPFTSLFDFAVRVDRTRINKRTVDALIKAGAFDSLHMNRAALSASIDRAFEFSNATTANVNQGGLFDMLGDDSHGSSTQEPDLVEVMPWGIKERLLLEKTAVGFFLSGHLFDAVEREVRQFARRKIDDLIDSRESMVLAGIVGDLRVINGQRGKVAIFKLDDKTGVMEATADEALIHSAKHWLKDDELIIVTAKMQADRFSGGFRLKIEQIMDLGAARCRYGKYLRVAVKGRAPDIARLVREFPAQREQTEQGDLVRGLPVRLVLERSNDQLAARAELALGEAAKFFPTDAALASWMAQADQGQARIVYD, from the coding sequence ATGTTTGTCCATCTGCGCCTTCACTCCGAATTTTCTGTTGTTGACTCGACCTGCCGCATCGACGACGTGGTCAAGATCGCGGCAAAAGACGCCCAGCCCGCACTGGCCATCACCGACCTGAACAACTTGTTTGGGACCGTCAAGTTTTACAAAGAAGGCCGGGGCAAAGGCGTCAAGCCGATCATTGGTGCCGAGATCAACCTCGAAGGACTGGGGGGCGATGCCGCGGCCACCAGCCGGGTGGTGCTGTTGGTGCAAAACCACCCCGGTTACCTGAACCTTTGCGAACTGCTGGCCCGTGCCTGGACGCAAAACATCGTCAAAGGCGTGGCCGTGGTCAAGCTGGCCTGGCTCAAGGAGTTGTCCGATGGCTTGATTTTGCTTTCGGGCGCGCAAGCAGGCCCGGTGGGGCAGGCCATCGTGCAAGGCGACACCCGCAAGGCAGCCGACGTGGCGCTGCAACTGGGCTCGGTCTTTCCGCACCGGTTTTATCTGGAGTTGCAACGCGCAGGGCGCCCGGAGGACGAACCCCAAGTGGCAGGCGCCGTGGCGTTAGCGGCCCGTTTGGGTTTGCCGGTGGTGGCCACCCACCCGGTGCAGTTTCATGTCGCCGAAGATTACGAAGCCCACGAAGCGCGGGTGTGTATTTCCGAGGGTGAAATTCTGGCCAACCCGCGCCGGGTGCGGCGTTTCACCCGCGAGCAATACTTCAAGTCGGCGGCGCAAATGTGTGCCTTGTTTGCCGATGTGCCCAGCGCGATTGCCAACACGCTGGAGATCGCCAAACGCTGCAACCTGACACTGGTCCTGGGCAAGCCGCAGTTGCCCAACTTCCCGATCCCGCCCGTTCATGGCGTGGTCATGTCGGTGGACGATTATTTCCGCCACGTCTCGTTTGAAGGTCTGCAAGAACGCCTCCAGCACCTCTACCCCGACCCCACCAAACGCGAGGCCGAGCGGCCGCGCTATGTGGAGCGGCTGGAGTTCGAGTTGGGCACCATCTTGAAGATGGGCTTTCCGGGCTATTTCCTGATCGTGGGTGACTTCATCCAGTGGGCCAAGGCCAATGGCTGCCCGGTGGGTCCGGGTCGGGGCTCAGGCGCGGGTTCGTTGGTGGCCTATGCGCTCAAGATCACCGACCTCGACCCCTTGCAATACAGCTTGCTGTTCGAGCGCTTTTTGAACCCCGAGCGGGTGTCCATGCCCGACTTTGACATCGATTTTTGCCAAGGCAACCGGGATCGGGTGATCGACTATGTGAAGGACAAATACGGGCGCGATGCGGTGTCGCAGATCGCCACCTTTGGCACCATGGCCGCGCGGGCGGCGATCCGCGATGTGGGCCGCGTGCTCGACATGAGCTACACCTTTTGCGATGGCATCAGCAAGCTCATTCCCAACAAGCCGGGCATGTCGGTCACGCTGCAATACCCGCCCGCCACGCCCAAAGAGGGCGACAAGAACAACTATGCGATTGCCATGGAGCCCATCCTGGCCGAACGCATCGAGCGTGAAGAAGATGTCAAGACCCTGATCGAGTTGGCCCAGAAGCTCGAGGGCATGACCCGCAACGTGGGCATGCACGCCGGGGGCGTGCTCATTGCGCCGGGCAAACTGACCGATTTTTGTCCGCTGTACCAGCAGCCCGGCAGCGAGTCGGCCGTGAGCCAATACGACAAGGACGACGTGGAGGCCGCAGGCCTGGTCAAGTTCGACTTCTTGGGCTTGGCCACACTCACCATTTTGGAGATCGCGCGCGAGTTCATCATGAAGCGGCACAAAGGCCAGGAAGACTTTGCCTTTGAAAACATCCCGCTCGACGATGCGGCCACCTACAAACTGTTCTCGGACGGCAAGACCGAAGCCGTGTTCCAGTTTGAAAGCCGTGGCATGCAGGGCATGCTGCGGGATGCCCGCCCGAGCCGCCTGGAAGACCTGATCGCCTTGAACGCGCTGTACCGCCCGGGGCCCATGGACCTGATCCCCAGCTTTGTGGCCCGCAAGCACGGGCGCGAGGTGGTGGAGTACCCGCACCCGGCCGTGGCCGAGATGCTGAGTGAGACCTACGGCATCATGGTCTACCAAGAGCAGGTGATGCAGACCGCGCAGATCCTGGGCGGTTACTCGCTCGGCGGCGCGGATTTGCTGCGCCGCGCCATGGGCAAGAAAAAAGCCGAAGAAATGGCCGAGCACCGGGAAAAGTTCCGAGCCGGCGCTTTGGCCACGCACAACATCCCGCAGGACAAGGCCGACGAAGTTTTTGACCTGATGGAAAAGTTTGCGGGCTACGGCTTCAACAAGTCGCACGCCGCTGCCTATTCCCTCCTGGCCTACCACACCGGCTGGCTCAAGGTGCATTACACCGCCGAGTTCTTTTGCGCCAACATGACGGTGGAAATGGACGATACCGACAAACTCAAGGTGCTGTACGAGGATGCCATCAAATTCGGCATCTGCTTTGACCCCCCAGACGTGAACAGGGGCACGCACCGCTTCGAGCCGGTGACCGACAAGGTCATCCGCTACGGTCTGGGCGCCATCAAGGGCACAGGCCAGCAGGCGATCGACGCCATCGTGGCCGCGCGCAACGAGGGCGGCCCCTTCACCAGCCTGTTTGACTTTGCCGTGCGCGTGGACCGCACCCGCATCAACAAACGCACGGTGGACGCGCTGATCAAAGCGGGGGCTTTTGACTCGCTGCACATGAACCGCGCCGCCCTGTCAGCCAGCATCGACCGGGCGTTTGAATTCTCGAACGCCACGACGGCCAACGTCAACCAAGGCGGCCTGTTCGACATGCTGGGCGACGACTCGCATGGCTCCAGCACGCAAGAGCCCGATTTGGTCGAGGTCATGCCCTGGGGCATCAAGGAACGCCTGCTGCTGGAAAAAACCGCGGTGGGATTTTTCCTGTCAGGTCATTTGTTCGACGCGGTCGAGCGCGAGGTGCGCCAGTTTGCCCGCCGCAAGATCGACGACCTGATCGACAGCCGCGAGTCCATGGTGCTGGCCGGCATTGTGGGCGATCTGCGCGTCATCAACGGCCAACGCGGCAAGGTGGCCATCTTCAAGCTCGACGACAAAACTGGCGTGATGGAAGCCACCGCCGACGAAGCCCTGATCCACTCGGCCAAGCATTGGCTCAAGGACGACGAGCTGATCATCGTCACGGCCAAGATGCAGGCCGACCGTTTCTCGGGCGGTTTTCGCCTCAAGATCGAGCAGATCATGGACTTGGGCGCGGCCCGTTGCCGCTATGGCAAATACCTGCGCGTGGCCGTGAAAGGCCGTGCACCCGACATTGCGCGCCTGGTGCGAGAGTTCCCCGCCCAACGCGAACAAACCGAGCAAGGTGACTTGGTGCGCGGCTTGCCGGTGCGCCTGGTGCTCGAGCGCAGCAACGACCAACTGGCGGCCCGCGCCGAGCTGGCGCTGGGCGAAGCCGCCAAGTTCTTCCCCACCGATGCGGCCCTGGCCAGCTGGATGGCGCAGGCCGATCAGGGTCAGGCGCGCATTGTTTACGACTGA
- a CDS encoding NADPH:quinone reductase — protein sequence MKAAWYAQNGEAQDVMQLGELPTPTPQAGEVLVRLLTSGVNPSDVKSRRARPLTDALVVPHSDGAGVIEAVGAGVSPGRVGERVWVWNGQWQRSMGTCAQYIALPEAQAVALPEGTDFAAGACMGIPGLTAVQAVILAERLAGDLRGQTVLVTGASSAVGHYITQMVSLAGGRVIGTVGSQAKAAHARAAGLQEAIFYKTESVPERVKALTQGRGAEVIIDMDFSTTARWAAEGALAPHGQVVCYGSNALDVAMPFRPWLFQSMGVKFFLVYDLTPADRQGAVARLSAMLSQQQLQHSIGARFTLDQIALAHQTVEAGQIVGNVVVDL from the coding sequence ATGAAAGCAGCCTGGTACGCACAAAACGGCGAAGCCCAAGACGTGATGCAGCTCGGCGAGCTGCCCACACCCACGCCTCAAGCGGGGGAGGTGTTGGTTCGCTTGCTGACCTCGGGCGTGAACCCCTCTGACGTGAAATCGCGCCGCGCCCGTCCTTTGACCGACGCCTTGGTGGTGCCACACAGCGATGGCGCTGGCGTGATCGAAGCGGTGGGGGCCGGTGTTTCACCGGGCCGGGTCGGGGAGCGCGTGTGGGTCTGGAATGGCCAGTGGCAGCGCTCCATGGGCACCTGCGCCCAGTACATCGCCTTGCCCGAGGCTCAGGCTGTGGCCTTGCCCGAAGGCACCGACTTTGCGGCTGGGGCCTGTATGGGCATTCCGGGTTTGACCGCAGTGCAGGCGGTGATTTTGGCAGAGCGTCTGGCCGGTGATTTGCGCGGACAAACCGTGCTGGTCACTGGCGCTTCATCGGCCGTGGGGCACTACATCACCCAGATGGTGAGCTTGGCCGGTGGCCGCGTGATCGGCACCGTCGGCTCTCAAGCCAAAGCCGCCCACGCCCGCGCGGCAGGCCTGCAAGAGGCCATTTTTTACAAGACCGAGTCGGTGCCCGAACGCGTCAAGGCCTTGACGCAAGGCCGTGGCGCAGAGGTCATCATCGACATGGATTTTTCGACCACGGCGCGTTGGGCCGCCGAAGGCGCTTTGGCCCCGCACGGCCAAGTGGTCTGTTATGGCTCGAATGCGCTGGACGTGGCCATGCCGTTTCGGCCCTGGCTGTTCCAGTCGATGGGCGTGAAATTCTTCTTGGTCTATGACCTGACTCCCGCCGACCGCCAAGGCGCCGTGGCCCGCCTGTCGGCCATGCTGTCGCAACAGCAGTTGCAGCACAGCATCGGTGCCCGTTTTACGCTCGATCAAATCGCGTTAGCGCACCAAACGGTGGAAGCAGGGCAAATCGTGGGCAATGTGGTGGTGGACTTGTAA
- the tolA gene encoding cell envelope integrity protein TolA gives MGLNAKATPHLEFAPPVQPGQGRAWVVAGVAHALLFLALGLATAWKTQPQTVQAEAELWSAIPQAAAPKLQEPPPEPEPSPQPAPQPEPAQPTPPPPDPALERRDAQIAIEKQKQLDKKKEAEKAEKLKAQKEKAETQRKALEKEKLAKEKKAQKEKERDKKRAEEKAKAEKAKAEKADQARADALRQENLKRIQGMAGASGGENATGTALKSSGPSASYAGRLVGSIKPNITYSGDVVGNARAEVEVKVGPEGVILSRRIVQSSGNKAWDDAVLRAIDKTEILPKDTDGRVPPVIVLGFRPID, from the coding sequence ATGGGTTTGAACGCCAAGGCGACGCCGCACCTCGAATTTGCGCCGCCGGTCCAGCCCGGCCAAGGCCGCGCATGGGTCGTGGCGGGCGTGGCGCACGCCTTGTTGTTCCTGGCGCTGGGCTTGGCCACCGCTTGGAAAACCCAACCGCAAACGGTGCAGGCCGAGGCTGAGCTGTGGTCCGCCATCCCGCAAGCCGCCGCCCCCAAACTGCAAGAGCCCCCGCCGGAACCCGAGCCCTCTCCCCAGCCAGCCCCCCAACCCGAGCCCGCCCAACCCACGCCACCGCCACCCGACCCTGCACTGGAGCGGCGCGACGCGCAAATCGCCATTGAAAAGCAAAAGCAACTGGACAAGAAAAAAGAAGCTGAGAAGGCTGAAAAGCTGAAGGCCCAAAAAGAAAAAGCCGAGACCCAACGCAAGGCGCTTGAAAAAGAAAAGCTCGCCAAAGAGAAAAAAGCACAGAAAGAAAAAGAACGCGACAAGAAAAGAGCCGAAGAAAAAGCCAAGGCCGAGAAAGCCAAAGCAGAGAAAGCCGACCAAGCCCGTGCCGATGCCCTGCGCCAGGAAAACCTCAAGCGCATACAAGGCATGGCCGGCGCCTCGGGCGGCGAAAACGCCACCGGCACAGCGCTCAAATCATCTGGCCCATCGGCCAGCTACGCGGGCCGCCTGGTGGGCAGCATCAAACCCAACATCACCTATTCCGGCGATGTGGTGGGCAATGCGCGCGCCGAGGTCGAGGTCAAGGTGGGACCGGAGGGTGTGATCTTGAGCCGCCGCATCGTGCAATCGAGCGGCAACAAAGCCTGGGACGATGCCGTGCTGCGCGCCATCGATAAGACAGAAATCCTGCCCAAAGACACCGACGGTCGTGTGCCGCCCGTGATCGTGCTGGGGTTCAGGCCGATCGATTGA
- a CDS encoding biopolymer transporter ExbD yields the protein MPAVSSRGRGRRTIAEINMVPFIDVMLVLLIIFMVTAPMITPSVVDLPSVGKAAKQPDKVIQIVIQKDERLELVSDGKTDSATLPSVAASVKRLVGDEQNTAVVISADRSVKYETVVQVMDSLQRAGIARVGLSVQLAP from the coding sequence ATGCCCGCTGTGTCATCCCGGGGCCGTGGTCGCCGCACCATCGCCGAAATCAACATGGTGCCCTTCATCGACGTGATGCTGGTGCTGCTGATCATCTTCATGGTGACCGCCCCCATGATCACGCCCAGCGTGGTGGACCTGCCCAGCGTGGGCAAAGCCGCCAAGCAGCCCGACAAAGTCATCCAGATCGTGATCCAAAAAGACGAGCGCTTGGAACTGGTCAGCGACGGCAAAACCGACAGCGCCACCCTGCCCAGCGTGGCGGCCAGCGTCAAGCGCTTGGTGGGCGACGAGCAGAACACCGCCGTGGTCATCAGCGCAGACCGCAGCGTCAAATACGAAACCGTGGTGCAAGTGATGGACAGCCTGCAACGTGCAGGCATTGCCCGTGTGGGCCTGTCGGTTCAACTGGCACCTTGA
- the tolQ gene encoding protein TolQ, whose protein sequence is MNQDMSIVSLLLHASFVVQLVVLILISISVASWAAIVRKLTAIKRIKNLNEEFERVFWSGTSLNELFNAASQNAKLSGPMERIFASGMREYQKLRERQISDAGTLLDGARRAMRASFQREMDVAESQLAFLASVGSISPYVGLFGTVWGIMHAFTGLASLQQVTLATVAPGIAEALVATAIGLFAAIPAVLAYNRFSHDVDRIAIKLETFIEEFSNILQRSLGGANSSASGH, encoded by the coding sequence ATGAACCAAGACATGTCCATCGTCTCGCTGCTTTTGCACGCCAGTTTTGTCGTGCAATTGGTGGTGCTCATTCTGATCAGCATTTCGGTGGCCAGTTGGGCCGCCATCGTGCGCAAGCTCACGGCCATCAAGCGCATCAAAAACCTCAATGAGGAATTTGAGCGCGTGTTTTGGTCGGGCACCAGTCTGAACGAGTTGTTCAACGCTGCCAGCCAAAACGCCAAACTGTCCGGCCCCATGGAACGCATTTTTGCCAGCGGCATGCGCGAATACCAAAAACTGCGCGAGCGCCAAATCAGCGATGCGGGCACCTTGCTGGACGGCGCCCGCCGCGCCATGCGCGCCAGTTTCCAGCGCGAGATGGACGTGGCCGAATCGCAATTGGCCTTCTTGGCCTCGGTCGGCTCCATTTCCCCTTATGTGGGTCTGTTTGGCACGGTCTGGGGCATCATGCACGCCTTCACCGGCTTGGCCAGTTTGCAACAGGTGACTTTGGCGACCGTGGCCCCCGGCATTGCAGAGGCCCTGGTGGCCACGGCCATTGGCCTGTTTGCCGCCATCCCGGCGGTGCTGGCCTACAACCGCTTCTCGCACGACGTGGACCGCATCGCCATCAAACTGGAAACCTTCATCGAAGAGTTCTCCAACATCCTGCAGCGCAGCCTGGGCGGGGCCAACAGCTCGGCCTCGGGCCACTGA